One window from the genome of Marinobacter sp. es.048 encodes:
- a CDS encoding phosphotransferase family protein: MSALADTFSTFIARQTGARSARVIEFDKLSGGAIQDNFGLTLELDGGSRPGRQEFVVRQDAPSGVAESLSRPEEFRVLQAAFEAGVTVPEPLWLCEDEDVTGRIFYVMTRASGSSSPRKLVKGDLNNNQRQQLVRRFGAELARLHTVRPPNDLLVFLEMPAESNPALNRVALYRRYLKEIGEPHPVLEWALNWLEDHAPEPGPTVLCHCDFRTGNYMVDGDELTAVLDWEFAAWSDPCEDLGWLCCRSWRFGGDDREVGGVGDKQDLLDSYREVSGADVDPAVVSYWEVMALVRWAMIALQQARRHMSGEQRSLELALTGRMVAQMEYDLLKQIPELEEGQ, encoded by the coding sequence ATGTCAGCCCTTGCCGACACCTTCAGCACCTTTATTGCACGGCAAACTGGTGCCCGGAGTGCTCGGGTTATCGAGTTCGACAAGCTTTCCGGGGGCGCCATTCAGGACAACTTCGGGCTGACCCTGGAGCTGGACGGCGGCAGCCGGCCGGGCCGGCAGGAATTTGTGGTCCGACAGGACGCCCCTTCCGGGGTTGCGGAAAGCCTGTCCCGACCGGAGGAATTCCGGGTGTTGCAGGCAGCGTTCGAGGCTGGTGTCACAGTGCCTGAGCCGCTCTGGCTTTGTGAGGATGAGGATGTTACCGGGCGCATCTTCTATGTCATGACCCGGGCCTCAGGCAGTTCATCACCGCGTAAGTTGGTGAAAGGTGATCTAAACAACAATCAGCGTCAGCAACTTGTCCGACGGTTTGGCGCAGAGCTGGCCCGGCTGCACACTGTGCGGCCGCCGAACGACTTGCTGGTTTTCCTGGAGATGCCGGCAGAGAGCAATCCCGCCCTGAACCGTGTGGCACTCTATCGCCGCTATCTGAAGGAAATCGGCGAACCGCATCCAGTGTTGGAATGGGCCCTGAACTGGCTTGAGGACCACGCGCCCGAGCCCGGCCCGACAGTCCTGTGCCACTGCGATTTCCGCACCGGCAACTACATGGTAGACGGCGATGAGCTGACCGCGGTCCTGGATTGGGAATTCGCGGCCTGGAGTGATCCCTGTGAGGATCTGGGCTGGCTCTGTTGCAGGAGCTGGCGTTTCGGCGGTGATGACCGGGAAGTCGGTGGCGTTGGCGACAAACAGGATCTTCTGGACAGTTATCGGGAAGTGAGTGGCGCCGACGTCGATCCGGCGGTGGTCAGTTACTGGGAAGTCATGGCGCTGGTGCGCTGGGCCATGATTGCGCTGCAACAGGCACGCCGGCACATGTCCGGAGAACAGCGCTCGCTGGAGTTGGCCCTCACCGGGCGAATGGTGGCCCAGATGGAATACGACCTGCTGAAACAGATTCCGGAATTGGAGGAAGGGCAATGA
- a CDS encoding acyl-CoA dehydrogenase family protein gives MDFNLNPRNESYRNRIRGFVEQELLPLEQNPEAYDEHENIAPDYLEQMRVKARQQGLWCLQIPEHLGGQGLDIQGMAACYEEMNRSIFGPVVFNSAAPDDGNMIVLAKVATEVQKEKWLKPIVEGKVRSSFAMTEPPPGCGSDPGMMQTTATRKGDRWVIHGYKHYITGAGEASHFILIARTSDDTRKGLSAFLFHKDDPGWEVVRRIPIMGPEEHGGHCEIRFDGLEIPDENRLMEVGDGLKVTQIRLGTARLTHCMRWLGLARRSLEIATEYVDTRESFGQTLSQREGVQWLLGEAAMEIQIGRLLTMHAAWKLDQGDFARKEVSMAKVAVADTLHKSVDTAIQLCGARGYSKDTPLEWIYRYARQARLVDGASEIHKMVFSKTLLAERADFWHWGVKA, from the coding sequence GTGGACTTCAATCTGAACCCCAGGAACGAGTCGTACCGGAATCGTATCCGGGGCTTTGTGGAACAGGAGCTGTTGCCCCTGGAGCAGAACCCGGAGGCGTATGACGAGCATGAGAACATCGCGCCGGACTATCTGGAGCAGATGCGCGTCAAGGCCAGACAGCAGGGCCTGTGGTGCCTGCAGATTCCTGAGCACCTTGGTGGCCAGGGCCTGGATATCCAGGGCATGGCGGCTTGTTACGAAGAGATGAACCGGTCCATCTTCGGACCTGTGGTGTTCAATTCCGCAGCCCCGGACGACGGCAACATGATCGTATTGGCCAAGGTGGCTACTGAGGTCCAGAAGGAAAAGTGGCTCAAGCCCATCGTCGAGGGCAAGGTCCGGTCATCGTTCGCCATGACCGAGCCACCTCCCGGTTGCGGCTCGGACCCGGGCATGATGCAGACCACCGCGACCCGTAAGGGCGATCGCTGGGTTATCCATGGCTACAAGCATTACATCACCGGGGCCGGGGAGGCTTCCCACTTCATACTGATTGCCCGTACCTCTGACGATACCCGCAAGGGGCTCAGCGCCTTCCTGTTCCACAAGGACGATCCGGGCTGGGAAGTAGTCCGTCGGATCCCGATCATGGGTCCGGAGGAACATGGAGGTCATTGCGAGATACGCTTTGACGGCCTGGAAATTCCGGACGAGAACCGGCTGATGGAGGTAGGAGACGGCCTGAAGGTCACCCAGATCCGCTTGGGCACGGCCCGTCTGACCCATTGTATGCGCTGGCTGGGCTTGGCCCGCCGGTCCCTGGAGATTGCCACCGAATACGTGGATACCCGGGAATCCTTCGGTCAGACCCTGTCACAACGAGAAGGTGTGCAGTGGCTGCTCGGCGAGGCCGCAATGGAGATCCAGATTGGCCGGCTGCTGACCATGCATGCTGCCTGGAAGCTGGATCAGGGCGACTTCGCCCGCAAGGAAGTGTCCATGGCCAAGGTGGCCGTGGCGGACACCCTGCACAAGTCGGTGGATACAGCCATTCAGTTGTGCGGAGCCCGGGGGTATTCCAAGGATACGCCACTGGAGTGGATATACCGTTATGCCCGTCAGGCACGGTTGGTTGATGGTGCGTCGGAAATTCACAAGATGGTGTTCTCGAAGACACTGCTGGCAGAGCGTGCAGATTTCTGGCACTGGGGGGTGAAGGCCTGA
- a CDS encoding SDR family NAD(P)-dependent oxidoreductase, producing the protein MNNSNNTNLGNTSWSLRVDGKIALVTGAAGGLGHSFTQCLLEAGATVIVSGRRREALESLKNEFPDHAGRIHVVTMDVTDEASVTEAFDTMADDVGIPDVVVSNAGVATSEKALDLTGSDWDRVVDTNLKGCWLVANEAARRLSAINKGGSIIMISSILGHRVAGNVAPYAAAKAGVEQLTRALALEWARYGIRVNTLAPGYIETDLNRDFFTTEPGQKMIRRIPQRRLGQAGDLSGPLLLLASNLSDYMTGSTLVVDGGHLQSSL; encoded by the coding sequence ATGAACAATTCCAATAACACGAACCTTGGCAATACAAGTTGGTCCCTGCGCGTGGATGGCAAGATTGCACTGGTCACCGGCGCCGCTGGCGGACTGGGCCACAGCTTTACCCAATGCCTGCTCGAGGCCGGTGCCACGGTGATTGTCAGTGGCCGCCGCCGCGAAGCGCTGGAGTCTCTCAAGAACGAATTTCCCGACCATGCCGGTCGGATCCATGTGGTCACAATGGATGTCACCGACGAGGCCAGTGTCACTGAAGCCTTTGACACCATGGCCGATGACGTCGGCATCCCGGATGTGGTGGTTTCCAATGCCGGTGTGGCCACCAGCGAGAAGGCGCTGGACCTGACCGGTTCCGACTGGGACCGCGTAGTCGACACTAACCTCAAAGGTTGTTGGCTGGTGGCCAACGAGGCTGCCCGTCGTCTGTCCGCCATCAACAAAGGCGGCAGCATCATCATGATTTCTTCCATTCTCGGTCATCGCGTGGCCGGCAACGTGGCGCCCTACGCCGCGGCCAAGGCCGGTGTCGAGCAACTGACCCGGGCATTGGCGCTGGAATGGGCCCGGTATGGCATTCGCGTCAATACCCTCGCTCCGGGTTACATCGAGACCGATCTGAACCGTGATTTCTTTACCACCGAGCCCGGCCAGAAAATGATTCGCCGGATTCCCCAGCGCCGTCTCGGCCAGGCAGGGGATCTGAGTGGGCCACTGTTGCTGCTGGCCTCTAACCTTTCCGACTACATGACCGGCAGCACCCTCGTGGTGGATGGCGGTCATCTTCAATCTTCGCTTTAA
- the nfsA gene encoding oxygen-insensitive NADPH nitroreductase, giving the protein MNPTIELLTSHRSIRKFTGEQIPKDLLRELIRAGQCAATSNHVQAYSIVHVIDPDNRRKIAELAGGQDYIADCSDFLVFCADMRRSTDAAGRAGAEVVRGMTEQLLVATIDTSLMAQNVAIAAESEGLGLCYIGGIRNNPAEISHILRLPEHVYPVFGMCLGYPDQNPEVKPRLPVEAILREDYYSDARDEELVAGFDRTMNEYYRERTGGNKDTTWSEQLKPLFTSKLRPHMREFLRKCGFEMK; this is encoded by the coding sequence ATGAATCCGACCATCGAACTGCTGACCTCACACCGCTCCATCCGCAAATTCACCGGGGAGCAGATCCCCAAGGATCTTCTCAGGGAACTGATCCGAGCCGGCCAATGCGCAGCCACCTCGAACCATGTGCAAGCGTATTCTATCGTTCACGTGATTGATCCGGACAACCGCCGGAAAATCGCCGAACTTGCGGGCGGGCAGGACTATATCGCCGATTGCTCGGACTTTCTGGTGTTCTGCGCCGACATGCGGCGTTCAACCGATGCCGCAGGACGGGCCGGGGCTGAAGTGGTGCGGGGGATGACCGAACAGCTGCTGGTAGCCACCATCGACACCAGCCTGATGGCCCAGAACGTGGCCATCGCAGCAGAGTCCGAGGGGCTGGGTCTGTGCTATATCGGGGGCATACGGAACAACCCGGCGGAGATCAGCCACATACTGCGGTTGCCGGAGCATGTCTATCCGGTATTCGGTATGTGCCTGGGCTACCCGGACCAGAACCCGGAGGTGAAGCCACGTCTGCCGGTGGAGGCGATTCTCAGGGAAGATTACTATTCCGATGCCCGGGACGAGGAGCTGGTCGCCGGGTTCGATCGCACCATGAACGAGTACTACCGGGAACGCACCGGTGGCAACAAGGACACCACCTGGTCCGAGCAGCTCAAGCCGCTGTTCACCTCGAAACTGCGACCGCACATGCGCGAATTCCTGCGCAAATGCGGTTTCGAGATGAAATAA
- a CDS encoding methyl-accepting chemotaxis protein: protein MFGRHRLSELTEKLEASRFDSSRMHQILHAISSNLPYIEFSLSGVVESANDRLLSLLGYQREELIGQHHRVLCDSSYASSAAYQQFWEELKRGISQQGTVPRYNRLGQRVWLEATYFPVFDEEGSVWKVVKIARDVTADQDKVADHNAMLDAIDKYMAVIKFTPEGEILEANENFLETTGYAAADILHKHHRMFCYDDFYQKNPNFWKRLARGESFSGQFERRDKNGRSIWLEATYSPVLDADGQVYKVIKFAADITARVNNAREAAEVAASTSEETSQIATEANRALAVAVETSESTLEKVANAASVSQDLETQADQIGNIVNTIRTVAEQTNLLALNAAIEAARAGEMGRGFAVVADEVRELAAKTARSLEEISAVVGKNSHLIESLRDTMDGVSDLSRRSSNEISGVASGIQQVEKGMTDLAAVVARLTNEK, encoded by the coding sequence ATGTTTGGTCGTCATCGGCTATCAGAGCTGACGGAAAAACTCGAAGCGTCACGATTCGATAGCAGTAGAATGCATCAGATTCTGCATGCCATCAGTTCTAACCTCCCCTATATCGAATTCAGTCTCTCCGGGGTGGTGGAGAGCGCCAACGACCGGCTTCTGTCGCTTTTGGGTTACCAGCGCGAGGAACTGATTGGCCAGCATCACCGCGTGTTGTGTGATTCGAGTTACGCCAGTTCCGCTGCCTATCAGCAATTCTGGGAAGAACTGAAGCGCGGAATTTCGCAGCAAGGTACCGTTCCCCGTTATAACCGTTTGGGGCAGCGAGTCTGGCTGGAGGCAACCTACTTCCCGGTATTTGATGAGGAAGGTAGCGTCTGGAAGGTGGTGAAAATTGCCAGGGATGTGACTGCCGACCAGGACAAGGTGGCTGATCACAATGCCATGCTCGATGCGATCGACAAGTACATGGCGGTTATCAAATTTACGCCCGAGGGCGAAATACTCGAGGCGAATGAAAACTTCCTGGAAACCACCGGCTATGCCGCAGCGGATATCCTCCACAAACATCACAGGATGTTTTGCTACGACGATTTCTATCAAAAGAACCCAAACTTCTGGAAAAGGCTGGCGCGGGGAGAGAGTTTTTCGGGGCAGTTTGAACGCAGGGACAAGAACGGCAGGAGTATCTGGCTGGAAGCTACCTACAGCCCAGTCCTGGATGCTGATGGTCAAGTCTACAAAGTGATCAAGTTTGCTGCCGACATAACCGCTCGCGTAAACAATGCCCGTGAGGCTGCTGAAGTCGCTGCTTCAACTTCAGAGGAAACCTCGCAGATAGCTACAGAGGCTAATCGAGCGCTCGCCGTTGCTGTCGAGACCTCCGAGTCAACGTTGGAGAAGGTGGCCAATGCCGCAAGTGTAAGCCAGGACCTGGAAACCCAGGCCGATCAGATAGGAAACATTGTGAACACCATTCGCACTGTTGCGGAGCAGACCAATCTCCTGGCTTTGAACGCCGCGATTGAGGCGGCCCGGGCCGGTGAAATGGGGCGTGGGTTTGCGGTTGTAGCAGACGAAGTTCGTGAGCTGGCCGCAAAAACCGCACGCTCTCTGGAGGAAATCTCAGCAGTGGTGGGCAAGAATAGCCATCTTATTGAATCGCTGCGGGACACAATGGATGGAGTATCCGATCTGTCTCGACGCAGCTCAAACGAGATTTCCGGTGTTGCAAGCGGGATTCAGCAAGTGGAAAAGGGTATGACAGACCTGGCCGCGGTAGTTGCCCGCCTGACAAACGAGAAATGA
- a CDS encoding FAD-binding and (Fe-S)-binding domain-containing protein, producing the protein MTFTPEVLADIRQRIPENRVFNDPVSTLAFGTDASFYRLIPKVVVRVQDEAEVVDLLAIARRHKVPVTFRAAGTSLSGQAISDSILIVLGDQWNGHDIREEGRQIRLQPGVIGAQANAWLAPKGFKIGPDPASINACKIGGIVANNASGMCCGTAQNSYHTLAGMRLVLADGTVLDTEDAASVSAFRNSHGDLLAALKKLAINTRENPELAERIRHKYRLKNTTGLSLNALVDFTCPIDILTHLMVGSEGTLGFVSAVTYNTVPEYPDKATALLVFRDAESCCRAASALRSQPVAAVELLDRRSLRSVQDKPGLPDWIHDLSESACALLVETRASSSEILDEQLTRIRQVLAEFPLEQQVDFTRDAKVSDQLWAIRKGTFPAVGAVRPNGTTVIIEDVTFPIYQLSAGVTRLQALFVKHGYDDAIIFGHALEGNLHFVFPQGFDDPAEVARYEAFMQDVAQLVAVEFGGSLKAEHGTGRNMAPFVELEWGHDAWQLMWQIKRLLDPENLLNPDVVLSEDPQIHLKNLKPLPEGDPLVDKCIECGFCEPVCPSEGLTLSPRQRIVIWRDIQARRRAGEDTAELEKAYQYHGLDTCAATGLCAQRCPVGINTGDLVRKLRSEKATGQSVANQLAKHFAGALKATRFVLASASMAERLLGAPLLTRLSGGVRKVSGGRVAQWDPSLPQPVRFVSLKAPEPSDGRPRVVYLAACVSRTMGPARGDKAQEPLIDVTRRLLEKGGYQVVYPEALDSLCCGQPFASKGYPDQGATKKDELISALLRASRNGLDPIYCDTSPCTLQIREAAEEAGLTLFDPVRFIRDHLYERLDFEPEQTPLAVHVTCSTQHLGESQGLIDIARRCSTQVVVPEGIHCCGFAGDKGFNVPELNAHSLKTLAEQTAGCEEGISTSRTCEIGLSRHSGIDYHGLVYLVDRVTRPIEKD; encoded by the coding sequence ATGACTTTTACTCCGGAAGTGTTGGCAGATATCCGGCAACGGATTCCCGAAAACCGGGTCTTTAACGATCCGGTGTCCACCCTTGCGTTCGGAACCGACGCCAGTTTCTACCGCCTGATCCCAAAGGTGGTGGTGCGGGTTCAGGATGAAGCAGAGGTCGTCGATCTTCTGGCCATCGCCCGCCGCCACAAGGTGCCGGTGACCTTTCGGGCCGCCGGTACCAGCCTTTCCGGACAGGCGATCAGTGATTCGATCCTGATCGTTCTGGGCGATCAGTGGAACGGCCACGACATCCGGGAAGAAGGCCGTCAGATTCGTCTGCAACCGGGTGTGATCGGCGCTCAGGCCAATGCCTGGTTAGCACCCAAGGGCTTCAAGATCGGACCGGATCCGGCGTCCATCAACGCCTGCAAGATTGGCGGCATCGTTGCGAACAATGCCAGCGGCATGTGCTGTGGCACCGCCCAGAACAGCTACCACACGCTGGCCGGTATGCGGCTGGTGCTGGCCGACGGGACAGTGCTGGATACCGAGGATGCGGCAAGCGTTTCGGCGTTTCGCAACAGCCACGGGGACCTCCTGGCAGCCCTGAAGAAGCTGGCCATCAATACCCGGGAGAATCCCGAGCTGGCGGAGCGCATTCGGCACAAATACCGCCTGAAAAACACCACCGGCCTGTCCCTGAACGCCCTGGTGGATTTTACCTGTCCGATCGACATCCTGACCCACCTGATGGTGGGTTCCGAGGGTACGCTGGGTTTCGTGAGCGCGGTAACCTACAACACCGTCCCCGAATATCCTGACAAAGCCACGGCCCTGTTGGTGTTCCGGGATGCGGAGAGCTGCTGCCGGGCAGCGTCGGCGCTGCGCTCTCAGCCTGTGGCGGCGGTGGAACTGCTGGATCGACGCAGCCTTCGTTCGGTGCAGGACAAGCCGGGCCTGCCGGACTGGATTCATGATCTGTCGGAAAGCGCCTGCGCGTTGCTGGTGGAAACCCGGGCGTCATCTTCGGAGATTCTGGATGAACAGCTGACCCGAATCAGGCAGGTCCTCGCTGAATTTCCACTGGAGCAGCAGGTGGATTTCACCCGCGACGCCAAAGTGTCTGATCAGCTGTGGGCCATTCGTAAGGGTACTTTCCCTGCCGTGGGGGCAGTAAGACCGAACGGCACCACCGTGATCATCGAGGATGTGACCTTCCCGATTTATCAGCTATCTGCGGGGGTCACCCGCCTTCAGGCGCTGTTCGTGAAGCATGGCTATGACGACGCGATCATCTTTGGCCACGCCCTGGAGGGCAACCTGCACTTCGTGTTCCCCCAGGGCTTCGACGACCCTGCGGAAGTCGCTCGCTACGAAGCCTTCATGCAGGATGTGGCACAGCTCGTTGCCGTGGAATTCGGCGGTTCTCTGAAAGCGGAACATGGCACCGGTCGCAACATGGCGCCCTTTGTCGAGTTGGAGTGGGGGCATGATGCCTGGCAGTTGATGTGGCAGATCAAGCGGCTGCTGGACCCTGAGAACCTGCTCAACCCGGACGTAGTGCTCTCGGAGGATCCGCAGATCCACCTCAAGAATCTGAAGCCTCTGCCCGAGGGCGATCCGCTGGTGGACAAGTGCATCGAATGTGGCTTCTGTGAGCCGGTGTGTCCGTCTGAAGGGCTTACCCTGTCGCCCCGTCAGCGCATTGTGATCTGGCGGGACATCCAGGCCCGTCGCCGCGCCGGTGAAGATACTGCCGAGCTGGAAAAAGCGTATCAGTACCATGGCCTGGATACCTGTGCCGCGACCGGTCTCTGTGCCCAGCGCTGCCCGGTGGGTATCAATACCGGCGATCTGGTACGCAAGCTGCGCAGTGAAAAAGCCACCGGCCAGTCCGTCGCCAATCAGCTGGCGAAGCATTTCGCCGGCGCCTTGAAAGCGACCCGTTTTGTCCTGGCCAGCGCATCAATGGCCGAAAGACTGCTGGGTGCGCCACTGCTGACTCGACTCAGTGGCGGCGTTCGCAAGGTGTCTGGTGGGCGGGTAGCCCAGTGGGATCCAAGTCTGCCCCAGCCGGTGCGGTTTGTTTCACTGAAAGCGCCGGAACCGTCCGATGGCCGGCCCCGGGTGGTGTATCTGGCAGCCTGTGTGTCCCGGACCATGGGGCCGGCTCGCGGCGATAAGGCGCAGGAGCCGTTGATCGATGTCACTCGACGGCTGCTGGAGAAGGGCGGTTATCAGGTAGTGTACCCGGAAGCACTGGACAGTCTGTGCTGTGGCCAGCCGTTTGCCTCCAAGGGCTATCCGGACCAGGGCGCGACCAAAAAAGATGAACTGATTTCGGCGCTGTTGCGGGCCAGCCGCAATGGTTTGGATCCGATCTATTGCGACACCAGTCCCTGCACGCTGCAGATTCGCGAGGCCGCCGAAGAAGCCGGGCTCACGCTCTTTGATCCGGTCCGGTTCATTCGGGATCATCTCTACGAGCGTCTGGATTTTGAGCCGGAGCAGACCCCGCTGGCGGTGCACGTCACCTGCAGCACCCAGCACCTGGGGGAGTCGCAGGGATTGATCGATATCGCCAGGCGGTGCAGCACCCAGGTGGTGGTGCCCGAGGGTATCCACTGCTGTGGCTTTGCCGGGGACAAAGGCTTCAATGTGCCCGAGCTGAACGCCCACTCGCTGAAAACTCTGGCCGAGCAGACGGCGGGCTGTGAGGAGGGGATATCCACCAGCCGTACTTGCGAGATCGGGCTCAGCCGGCACAGCGGTATCGACTATCACGGGCTGGTGTATCTGGTGGATCGGGTCACCAGGCCAATAGAAAAGGATTGA
- a CDS encoding LutC/YkgG family protein produces MSARSNILGKLRSSLDGTTPRPDEFDERLVTKPWRYAPEDRIARLRSLMEAVHTEVHQCRSDNWPERVAGLLNERNLSNLLCAPGKGHGRDLRAHFEATEQKVELLAYDQPVETWKEELFWNVEASLTGTLGGIAATGTLVLWPDRHEPRLMSLVPPVHIALLKASEIHDNLYDMMVAQDWAAGLPTNVLLVSGPSKTADIEQVLAYGAHGPRELIVLVLEDA; encoded by the coding sequence ATGAGCGCCCGCAGTAACATTCTTGGTAAATTGAGAAGCAGTCTCGACGGCACCACGCCCCGCCCTGACGAGTTCGACGAGCGCCTGGTGACAAAGCCCTGGCGGTACGCGCCGGAAGACCGGATCGCCCGGTTGCGCAGCCTGATGGAAGCGGTCCACACTGAAGTACACCAGTGCCGGTCTGACAATTGGCCGGAACGGGTGGCAGGGTTGCTGAACGAACGCAACCTGAGCAATCTCTTGTGTGCCCCGGGAAAAGGCCATGGCAGGGACCTGCGGGCTCACTTTGAGGCCACAGAGCAGAAGGTCGAGTTATTGGCCTACGATCAGCCGGTGGAAACCTGGAAAGAAGAGCTGTTCTGGAACGTGGAGGCCAGCCTGACCGGCACCCTTGGCGGTATTGCCGCCACCGGAACGCTCGTGCTCTGGCCGGATCGCCATGAACCGCGGCTGATGAGCCTGGTGCCGCCGGTACACATTGCCCTGCTCAAGGCCAGCGAGATTCACGACAATCTGTATGACATGATGGTGGCTCAGGACTGGGCGGCCGGGCTGCCAACAAACGTTCTGCTGGTGTCGGGCCCGTCCAAGACCGCGGACATCGAACAGGTGCTGGCCTATGGCGCCCACGGCCCCCGTGAGCTCATTGTGCTGGTTCTGGAGGACGCATGA
- a CDS encoding LutB/LldF family L-lactate oxidation iron-sulfur protein yields the protein MNQRIPVTELTPDFRGRAEEALADGQLRNNFRVAMDSLMTKRANAFPDADEREGLRELGNRIKAGALSRLPDLLEQLEQKLTENGVKVHWAETVEEANNLVHGIIEARKGSQVVKGKSMVSEEMEMNDYLAERGVECLESDMGEYIVQLDNEKPSHIIMPAIHKNARQVSKLFHDKLGEPETEDVNQLIQIGRRTLRRKFMEADVGVSGVNFAIAETGTLLLVENEGNGRMSTTAPPVHIAVTGIEKVVPNLRDVVPLVSLLTRSALGQPITTYVNLISGPRKPDELDGPEEVHLVLLDNGRTGAFADAQMRQTLNCIRCGACMNHCPVYTRVGGHTYGEVYPGPIGKIITPHMAGLDKVPDHPSASSLCGACGEVCPVKIPIPELLQRLRQENVKDPEQPQQVKGGGAKYSRTERWIWRGWQMLNTRPALYRSFLWAATRFRALAPKKAGPWTENHSAPVPARRSLHDLAARHLDQNGGRPS from the coding sequence ATGAACCAGCGTATTCCCGTTACCGAACTGACTCCGGATTTCCGGGGCCGCGCCGAAGAAGCCCTTGCGGATGGGCAGCTGCGCAACAATTTTCGGGTGGCGATGGACTCGTTGATGACCAAGCGGGCCAACGCCTTTCCCGATGCGGATGAGCGGGAAGGGCTGCGGGAACTGGGTAACCGGATCAAGGCCGGTGCTCTGTCCCGATTGCCAGATCTGCTGGAGCAGCTGGAACAGAAACTGACCGAGAACGGTGTCAAGGTTCACTGGGCGGAGACCGTCGAGGAAGCCAATAACCTGGTGCACGGCATTATCGAAGCCCGCAAGGGCAGTCAGGTGGTGAAAGGCAAGTCCATGGTCAGCGAAGAGATGGAGATGAACGACTACTTGGCGGAGCGGGGCGTCGAATGCCTGGAATCCGACATGGGTGAGTACATTGTCCAGCTCGACAACGAAAAACCGTCCCACATCATCATGCCGGCGATTCACAAGAACGCCCGGCAGGTATCAAAGCTGTTCCACGACAAGCTTGGCGAGCCGGAGACCGAAGACGTCAACCAACTGATCCAGATCGGTCGCCGGACCCTGCGCCGTAAATTCATGGAAGCGGATGTGGGTGTTTCCGGGGTGAACTTCGCCATCGCCGAAACCGGCACCTTGCTGCTGGTGGAAAACGAGGGTAACGGGCGCATGAGCACAACGGCGCCGCCGGTGCACATTGCGGTAACTGGCATTGAAAAAGTGGTGCCGAACCTGAGGGACGTGGTGCCCCTGGTGTCCTTGCTGACGCGCTCGGCTCTTGGTCAGCCCATTACCACCTACGTGAACCTGATTTCCGGCCCCCGCAAGCCCGACGAGCTGGATGGTCCGGAAGAGGTGCATCTGGTGCTGCTTGATAATGGTCGCACCGGCGCCTTTGCCGATGCCCAGATGCGCCAGACCCTGAACTGCATCCGCTGTGGCGCCTGTATGAATCACTGCCCGGTGTATACTCGGGTGGGCGGCCACACCTACGGTGAGGTCTACCCAGGCCCCATTGGCAAGATCATCACACCTCATATGGCCGGGCTGGATAAGGTGCCGGACCATCCCAGTGCTTCCTCTCTGTGCGGAGCCTGCGGCGAGGTCTGTCCGGTCAAAATTCCGATTCCTGAACTTCTTCAGCGTTTGCGCCAGGAAAACGTGAAAGACCCGGAGCAACCGCAGCAGGTGAAAGGGGGAGGCGCCAAATATTCCCGGACAGAGCGCTGGATCTGGCGCGGCTGGCAGATGCTCAATACCCGGCCGGCGCTGTATCGCAGTTTTCTCTGGGCCGCGACCCGCTTTCGGGCACTGGCACCGAAAAAGGCCGGGCCCTGGACAGAGAATCACAGCGCACCGGTGCCCGCCCGCCGCTCCCTGCATGACCTCGCGGCCCGGCATCTAGACCAGAACGGAGGCCGGCCATCATGA